In Podospora pseudocomata strain CBS 415.72m chromosome 4, whole genome shotgun sequence, the genomic stretch gTACCCGATTGCTTCTATGTGGGGAACATGGACTCTTCCTCCAGCCTATCCTCCTacacccaacacccccttcaacgAACCAAGAAGGCCTGTTCCCCATGCCCCAAACCTACCCAATAATCGTTGGATGCCACATCCCGATGAAGACCCCATCCCACACCGCCCTCATCGAAACCGGTCTCCCGGGCCTACACTACAGTTTCGACGCTCCCGGAGCAACATGCGAAAGCGCAGTTCGTCCGAGACCCGAAAGCCCCGTCCGCTAGACCCCCAAATAGCAGCGGCGTTAAAGGGGAAGGAGCATGAGAACATGGTCCTTCGAGAAGAACTCAAGAGGGCAAAGACGAAAGAGGCCAAGAGGGAggccaaggaaaaggaggccGAGTTCCAAAGGTTAAAAggtctcgaggaggagctgagaAGGTATAAATTGTTCGAACAAAAGAACCAGATGAAGCAGGAAATAAAGAACGAGATATATGCAGAGTTTCACCAGGGGATATCGACATCACCTACGACGTTGGCTGGTCAGCTGGGGCCTAGCTCTGGGTTCTCGTCGGAGGCGACACCGTCGTCTAATGCTTGGACgcagggggggttgattaTTGGGCGACAGCCTGCTCCAAGGGCCATTGCAGGGGGGGTGTCTTTGGGTGATTACTTGTTTGATCGGTATGGGAATCCACAGCTGGAGGTGTACGCGAGGCCATTGGAGACACAAGATGTTGGTGTGAGAGGACGGCAACCAGGTCCCCATGTGCGGTTTCCATGATTGCGGATTGTGCTGTAGATATATTGTATGACTTTCATAGGGCAGGCACCCACATATTACGAAAGTTTCCATTAAGGGTGACAGTGATTGGCAATAACTGCCATCATGTGAGCCATTATCTGGACCACCATGATCCCTAGCCTACAAGACCTATCAATCAAATGAAAGACTTTCATGCCGTGTTGTTAAGGCATTCTTCGAAAGCCCGTCCAGAGGCATCCTAGAGTATCCGGCATACCACAACAATCATCTTAAGATTTGCATTTGTTGTCAAGTTACGTAGATCAAGGGTTTGATCAAACAATGTTAAGTCCGAGAATCAGGAAAGATATCCGCGGTAGGCCCGCATCTTCCACTTTCTGTATTACCACTACATCATGAAGCATTCACGACAAATTGgccatcaccttcctcacgCCATCGTCCATCTCGCCAAGCCCTCTTTCCTCTGCATACTTCAGCAAGCGTCCTTCTTCTGTTGCCGCATGAACTTCCAACTCATTACCGCCGTCGAGCAACTTTCTGCAGAAACTTAAAAGCTCCAGCTTTATCCTAGCTTTTAACTTGACCGCAAAACCATACTCCTTGGCAGCCGCTTGCACCTCTGGAAAATCTTTCAAGTTCAAATTGTCACGGAGAGCGAGGAAGTGCGTCAATCTTCAGATATAGGGCCAAGGTTGGTTATGTGGCCATGATAGGAACTGCCGTAGATTATCAGAGACTTCAGGTTTGGAGGATGCCGGAGACTATCAAGAGTGCAAGCGTAGAAAAAGCAGCTGTACTGTTTGGCAAATGGCTGGCAGGGATCAAACGGCGTGTCACAGTCTTCCGGATCCAGGTAAGCCTTGGCCAATTCCAGTAAACGCTCCACGAGATCCCCCTTGCGGGTGTTGTCCAGGATCGGCGCTGCAGGATCCAGAACgtgcttgttgctggcaAACGATTGGCTATTCACTGAGGCCAGCTGCGTCTCCCAGGAGCCCCAATCCGAAAAAGATGGTATTGTGTGTATAAATGGCAGTCTACAGGCCTCGCGAGACAAGGCGATCAACAAGTCTCGAAAATAACTTGTAATACGTCAAGTTCActatcttcttcaacaatAGCCTCTGGATACAAGCCATCCAGTCTTGTCACAATGTCCATCCAAAGCATGTCACCATATTTTCATCTCAAATCCAAAATCTCACCCCTCACTCGTGTGAATGACCCGGCAAAGCCTTGAGCCCTATTGTTTGTTTCGCAAATATTAGTAACCAATCCATGCCTGCCATTCAAAACGCAGACTTACAGCCGTCGATATCCTCCTTAACCACTCTCTTGACCTGGCACTGATTAGCCTTATCAAAGGTCTGCGTCGTTAAACCACGGCATGTGGCAGCAAAGCAGCGGTTGTCCATGGCGTGCTGGAGAGTGTCGTCCTTCCAGCCAAAGACATAGTCGCCATGTTGGCCGTAGCCGGTCCTAATTTGATGTTAGCGCACTGCTGGCAACCTTTAGAATGGGGCAAAGGGCCTACGGGTCTCCCTGGCTCAGTACAAAAGGCTGAGAGCCATCGGCGGGCCATTCagccttgttgttgaaggcACGGGTATCCCAGACGATCTATTCACAGCGTCAGCGTAAGGCAGACATCAAAGccacgacaacaaccacctgCCTCGTAGTGGACCTGTGGGATCTTGACCGGATGGCTCGCAGGGCAGGCAGCATCGACAACGGCAAAGGTGGCAGGCCCGGACGTAGGGTGAGCAACGTGGTCCATGTGGTTCGGAGTGTCGAGGTTCTTCCCATCCCAGCAGCTTGGGGGTCGTCAGCACTGCCAACGTACATTGACATAGGCTTAAGAAAAAACGTACATAGGGAAGATAACACTGCTGCGGATGCCTCCGGGGCATGGAGTTGTTGGAAAGCTCTCGGTGTCAAGCTTGGGATCCATGCAGGGGCTCATGGTGTTGCCCTGGAAGTTGGGACCTGTACAAGGTGAGATACTGTCATTCAAAGACCAAATGGACCAGAGACCAGGCCTATGCTTGCCGCTGCATACCTGTGTAGCAACGATAGCAGCTCTGCATCTTGCGACCAAGGCCAGTCGAGGTGCGGCGTGCTGCATCGCCAGTGAACATTCTGAAGCCTGGCTTGAAGGCAGTAACAGTTTTAGGACCAGGAGCCGTATAGTATACGGTGATGCCAGCTTTGTAAGAGTTCTGTTAGCTGCCTTGTCTTCAAAGAATCACGAAGAAGCgatgtggtggatgatgtttGGTTCGGGCTCAGGGGTCACTCAGTGGTCCCGCATAGCCCTAACCCTAGAATGATGATATAATGTGTCGAGACGGAGATTGTGAAGAAACTCGTCATACCGTTGGCATTTCCAATGGCCTAGAACAAAGAAATCAGCAT encodes the following:
- a CDS encoding hypothetical protein (COG:S; EggNog:ENOG503P00U), coding for MKVLYGLFSLPAVYGQGFSTTMLRFGCSEVVLDRIDPLVEPGGIPSAHVHQVVGGNAFNVTMPYSDISKLATCTTCSFDQDLSNYWTANVYFKARNGTYKRVPQMVNDNSYKAGITVYYTAPGPKTVTAFKPGFRMFTGDAARRTSTGLGRKMQSCYRCYTGPNFQGNTMSPCMDPKLDTESFPTTPCPGGIRSSVIFPICWDGKNLDTPNHMDHVAHPTSGPATFAVVDAACPASHPVKIPQVHYEAGGCCRGFDIVWDTRAFNNKAEWPADGSQPFVLSQGDPTGYGQHGDYVFGWKDDTLQHAMDNRCFAATCRGLTTQTFDKANQCQVKRVVKEDIDGWLKALPGHSHE